Proteins from a genomic interval of Streptomyces sp. NBC_01445:
- a CDS encoding ATP-binding protein → MRVPIRHIAGHLLWSAEGYTWAVYRLHPGADEPGHSSEAVTGAYLPAAVREEQLQRITHLVRSLSGEPRLFGVCAQVDPSEVAWRMLEGLHDDESGELVPEAGPWVEHVEAALDLLDGQEMHRRTLWLAVPLSSDTKGGRGIVPRGLGVGAFGELSESLGLKPSPVSDTDLARAGEKAAQIEAQMAGAVPFRPARPAEIVWLIQHALHRGIGEPLLSEAASSGLYTGQVRDGLLVSPSYADLGQVRLEEGGSPRAADAEGGGRRALFGGFLKRGGTSGVTGRQWWKEATSPLRRRWLQVETPEGTGYQAHLVLAECPPALSAQAADLFAQLDVLDFPVDFTVALTLVEAAEARRKIQRKRTELVDQVDQYDARPTGLPSDIPEAARDLGEMDARLARTSAEVEVQSVTVLTVWAPTSALCDARARALEKLLAGVDYRVLRPVGLQSQLLTLGLPGSVRPLAVREFTQHQLAEDWAMSGAFARSEVGDPNGILLGFDLDCGTARPVMVNVADAPKQDASASLAVVGDLGSGKSVLQKNVQSAVVDRGARAICIDRTPVREWATFAKGAAPDRCQVIDAAQAELSIDPLRLFPGPEGRQYALNYVLLQLGIGAMTVQGEVLHHAVEQAAGQPDASMAKVVSVLAETAAAGTGKRSDAAASVAGMLNLVTSNPLAAMIFDPTLPIARLHGSSTADLIVITTAGLTLPPKQAFGNPEILHQQPLEALIGRAALYLIAAMARQAAFADPSRFCAVVTDELYWLTSSAEGTALVHEILHDGRKHNAGLFAGSHDEKELGPDRGLFAYKALARTTDRERARRGLNFIGLDGRDEDLVRLVTTNLSPVGVTERAGEILLTGPRQNTGRIKVHIPGVERIARHITTTPGKSRATAAAPRVNKEVSA, encoded by the coding sequence ATGCGTGTTCCCATCCGTCACATCGCCGGGCATCTCCTGTGGTCCGCTGAGGGCTACACGTGGGCCGTGTACCGCCTGCACCCTGGCGCGGACGAGCCCGGCCACAGCAGCGAGGCCGTCACCGGTGCCTACCTTCCGGCTGCGGTCCGTGAGGAGCAGCTGCAGCGCATCACGCACCTGGTGCGTTCCCTGTCGGGTGAGCCGCGGCTGTTCGGGGTGTGCGCGCAGGTCGACCCCTCCGAGGTGGCATGGCGCATGCTCGAAGGCCTGCACGACGACGAGAGCGGCGAGTTGGTGCCTGAAGCGGGGCCGTGGGTCGAGCATGTCGAAGCCGCGCTCGACCTTCTGGACGGGCAGGAGATGCACCGCCGCACGCTGTGGCTGGCCGTGCCCCTCTCCAGCGATACCAAGGGCGGGCGGGGCATAGTCCCACGCGGCCTCGGGGTCGGTGCGTTCGGCGAACTGTCCGAGTCTCTCGGTCTGAAGCCGTCGCCGGTCAGTGACACCGATCTGGCGCGGGCGGGTGAGAAGGCCGCGCAGATCGAGGCGCAGATGGCCGGAGCGGTCCCCTTCCGGCCGGCTCGTCCGGCCGAGATTGTCTGGCTGATCCAGCACGCGCTCCATCGCGGCATCGGTGAACCTCTTCTGTCCGAGGCCGCCTCCAGTGGCCTGTATACGGGACAGGTGCGGGACGGGCTGCTCGTGTCCCCCAGTTACGCGGACCTCGGCCAGGTCCGCCTCGAGGAAGGCGGCTCACCGCGCGCCGCGGACGCGGAAGGTGGCGGCCGGCGGGCGCTGTTCGGGGGGTTCCTCAAGCGGGGCGGCACGTCGGGGGTGACGGGTCGGCAGTGGTGGAAGGAGGCGACGTCGCCGCTCCGCCGCCGGTGGCTGCAGGTCGAGACTCCGGAGGGAACCGGCTATCAGGCGCATCTGGTGCTGGCCGAATGCCCGCCCGCGCTGTCCGCGCAGGCTGCCGATCTTTTCGCGCAGCTCGACGTCCTGGACTTCCCGGTCGACTTCACCGTCGCTCTCACCTTGGTGGAGGCCGCCGAGGCGCGGCGCAAGATCCAGCGCAAGCGCACCGAGCTGGTCGACCAGGTCGACCAGTACGACGCCCGCCCCACCGGTCTGCCCTCCGACATCCCGGAGGCTGCCCGGGACCTTGGCGAGATGGACGCGCGTCTGGCGCGGACCTCGGCCGAGGTCGAGGTCCAGTCGGTCACGGTGTTGACGGTGTGGGCGCCGACGTCGGCCCTGTGTGATGCCCGGGCGCGTGCGCTGGAGAAGCTGCTGGCCGGTGTCGACTACCGAGTTCTCCGGCCGGTCGGTTTGCAGAGCCAACTGCTCACGCTCGGGCTGCCGGGCAGCGTCCGCCCTCTCGCGGTGCGGGAGTTCACCCAGCACCAGCTCGCGGAGGACTGGGCGATGTCCGGCGCTTTCGCCCGCAGCGAGGTCGGGGATCCGAACGGGATCCTGCTCGGCTTCGATCTGGACTGCGGCACCGCCCGCCCCGTGATGGTCAACGTGGCGGATGCACCCAAGCAGGACGCGAGTGCCTCACTCGCCGTCGTCGGGGATCTCGGCAGCGGCAAGAGCGTCCTGCAGAAGAACGTGCAGAGCGCGGTGGTCGACCGTGGGGCGCGCGCCATCTGCATCGACCGGACCCCGGTGCGCGAGTGGGCCACGTTCGCCAAGGGCGCCGCCCCGGACCGATGTCAGGTCATCGACGCTGCGCAAGCCGAACTGTCCATCGACCCGCTGCGCCTGTTCCCCGGACCCGAGGGCCGCCAGTACGCGCTCAACTACGTCCTCCTCCAGCTCGGTATCGGAGCCATGACGGTGCAGGGTGAAGTCCTGCACCACGCGGTCGAGCAAGCGGCGGGCCAGCCCGACGCCTCGATGGCCAAGGTCGTCTCTGTTCTGGCCGAGACGGCCGCGGCCGGCACGGGCAAGCGCAGTGACGCGGCCGCATCGGTGGCGGGGATGCTGAACCTGGTCACGAGCAACCCGCTCGCCGCCATGATCTTCGACCCGACCCTGCCGATCGCCCGCCTGCACGGCTCGAGCACCGCCGATCTGATCGTGATCACAACGGCCGGGCTGACGCTGCCTCCGAAGCAGGCGTTTGGGAACCCGGAGATCCTCCACCAGCAGCCCCTCGAAGCATTGATCGGCCGCGCGGCGCTGTACCTGATCGCGGCGATGGCACGCCAGGCCGCGTTCGCTGACCCGTCCCGGTTCTGCGCCGTGGTCACCGACGAGCTGTACTGGCTGACCAGCTCCGCCGAAGGCACCGCGCTCGTGCACGAGATCCTGCACGACGGCCGCAAGCACAACGCCGGACTGTTCGCCGGGTCCCACGACGAGAAGGAACTCGGTCCCGACCGCGGGCTGTTCGCCTACAAGGCCCTGGCCCGTACGACGGACCGGGAGCGTGCCCGCCGCGGCCTGAACTTCATCGGTCTCGATGGCCGCGACGAGGACCTGGTGCGCCTGGTGACCACCAACCTCTCCCCCGTCGGTGTCACCGAACGCGCCGGCGAGATCCTCCTGACGGGCCCGCGCCAGAACACCGGCCGGATCAAGGTCCACATCCCCGGCGTGGAGCGCATCGCCCGCCACATCACCACCACCCCCGGCAAGAGCCGCGCCACGGCCGCCGCTCCGCGCGTGAACAAGGAGGTGTCGGCGTGA